One Streptomyces sp. V4I8 genomic window carries:
- a CDS encoding ABC transporter ATP-binding protein, with amino-acid sequence MNGNEHEHVIEVSDLRRVYGGGFEAVSGITFSVGRGEIFALLGTNGAGKTSTVELLEGLARPAGGRVRVLGHDPYADRAAVRPRTGVMLQEGGFPSELTVAETARMWAGCVSGARPPLGVLELVGLAGKTGVRVKQLSGGERRRLDLALALLGDPEVLFLDEPTTGLDAEGRRDTWELVRGLRDAGTTVLLTTHYLEEAEGLADRLAILHEGRIAAAGTPAEVTAAQPSRISFELPQGYFVGDLPPLDDMGVCGHEVDGRVVRLRTHELQRTATRLLMWADAAAVELGRLDVRSASLEEAFLGIAREAAEAAGTRTKEYAA; translated from the coding sequence ATGAACGGAAACGAACACGAACACGTGATTGAGGTCAGTGACCTGCGGCGTGTGTACGGGGGCGGGTTCGAAGCGGTAAGCGGAATCACGTTCTCCGTGGGCCGCGGGGAGATCTTCGCTCTGCTCGGCACCAACGGCGCGGGCAAGACATCGACCGTCGAATTGCTGGAAGGGCTCGCCCGGCCGGCCGGGGGACGGGTGCGGGTGCTCGGGCACGACCCCTACGCCGACCGGGCCGCCGTACGGCCACGGACCGGGGTGATGTTGCAGGAGGGCGGCTTTCCGTCCGAGCTGACCGTCGCCGAGACCGCGCGGATGTGGGCCGGGTGTGTGAGCGGGGCGCGGCCGCCGCTGGGGGTGCTGGAGCTCGTCGGGCTGGCCGGGAAGACCGGCGTACGGGTGAAGCAGTTGTCCGGAGGGGAGCGGCGGCGGCTGGACCTGGCGCTCGCGCTGCTCGGGGATCCCGAGGTGCTGTTCCTGGACGAGCCGACTACCGGCCTCGACGCCGAAGGGCGCCGGGACACCTGGGAGTTGGTGCGGGGGCTGCGGGACGCCGGTACGACCGTGCTGCTGACCACGCACTACCTGGAGGAGGCCGAGGGCCTCGCCGACCGGCTGGCGATCCTGCACGAGGGGCGGATCGCGGCGGCCGGCACACCGGCCGAGGTGACCGCGGCGCAGCCGTCGCGGATCTCCTTCGAGCTGCCCCAGGGCTACTTCGTGGGCGATCTGCCGCCCCTCGACGACATGGGCGTGTGCGGGCACGAGGTCGACGGACGTGTCGTACGGCTGCGCACACACGAGTTGCAGCGGACCGCGACCCGGCTGCTGATGTGGGCCGACGCGGCCGCCGTGGAGCTGGGGCGGCTGGACGTGCGGTCGGCGTCGCTGGAGGAGGCGTTCCTGGGGATCGCGCGGGAGGCAGCGGAAGCCGCCGGGACGAGGACGAAGGAGTACGCGGCATGA
- a CDS encoding sensor histidine kinase produces MRGPGTWWRGKSTPAKVETYTRGSFHFFAVIEVAGAGLPLIGRMGGAPGAWLLLLVCAHAAICMLTVSRAVDWVRGRREQPLRLMCALGAATAAVAVTALAVSTYGLKGDGADSATGSVFGVTMIFGVGIITLGVRRRRRVYAVVAGFAAGTAIVVLAITRSPLGALVTSLIVLVSSGFLAFTAVFSVWLLRAVYELDEARETRARLAVAEERLRFGRDLHDVMGRNLAVIALKSELAVQLARRGRPEAVEQMIEVQRIAQESQREVRDVVRGYREADLEVELAGAQGVLTAAGIQCEVTGEAAGLPAEVQSALAWVVREATTNVLRHGDAERCVVGVRVREGHVVLTVENDGAAGASDGGGDPGGSGGLGGSGGSGLAGLRERLAAVDGTLEAGRAGEGLFRLVAEVPLAGAGVREVTV; encoded by the coding sequence ATGCGCGGGCCGGGCACATGGTGGCGGGGCAAAAGCACCCCGGCGAAGGTGGAGACGTACACGCGGGGGTCGTTCCACTTCTTCGCGGTGATCGAGGTCGCCGGGGCCGGGCTGCCGCTCATCGGGCGGATGGGGGGCGCGCCGGGCGCCTGGCTGCTGCTCCTGGTGTGCGCGCACGCGGCGATCTGCATGCTGACCGTGTCGCGCGCGGTGGACTGGGTGCGCGGGCGGCGTGAGCAGCCGCTACGGCTGATGTGCGCGCTCGGCGCCGCCACCGCCGCGGTCGCCGTCACGGCCCTCGCCGTCTCCACTTACGGCCTGAAGGGCGACGGCGCCGACTCGGCGACGGGCAGTGTCTTCGGGGTCACCATGATCTTCGGGGTGGGCATCATCACCCTCGGTGTGCGGCGGCGCAGGCGCGTGTACGCCGTCGTCGCGGGCTTCGCGGCCGGTACGGCGATCGTCGTGCTCGCGATCACCCGGTCCCCGCTCGGCGCGCTGGTCACCTCGCTGATCGTGCTGGTCAGCAGCGGATTCCTCGCCTTCACCGCCGTCTTCTCCGTCTGGCTGCTCAGGGCCGTCTACGAACTCGACGAGGCCCGCGAGACCAGGGCCCGGCTCGCCGTCGCCGAGGAGCGGCTGCGGTTCGGGCGGGATCTGCATGACGTGATGGGGCGGAATCTGGCGGTCATCGCGTTGAAGAGCGAACTCGCCGTGCAGTTGGCGCGGCGCGGGCGGCCCGAGGCCGTGGAGCAGATGATCGAGGTGCAGCGGATCGCGCAGGAGTCGCAGCGCGAGGTGCGGGACGTCGTACGGGGGTATCGGGAGGCCGACCTGGAGGTCGAACTCGCCGGTGCGCAGGGCGTGTTGACGGCGGCAGGGATCCAGTGCGAGGTGACCGGGGAGGCGGCCGGGCTGCCCGCCGAGGTGCAGTCGGCGCTGGCCTGGGTGGTGCGGGAGGCGACCACCAATGTGTTGCGGCACGGGGACGCCGAGCGGTGTGTGGTGGGAGTGCGGGTGCGGGAGGGGCATGTGGTGTTGACGGTGGAGAACGACGGGGCTGCCGGAGCCTCCGACGGGGGTGGCGACCCGGGCGGGAGTGGCGGACTGGGCGGGAGTGGCGGTTCAGGGCTCGCGGGGCTGCGGGAGCGGCTGGCCGCGGTGGACGGGACGCTGGAGGCCGGCCGCGCCGGGGAGGGGCTGTTCCGGCTGGTGGCCGAGGTGCCGTTGGCGGGAGCGGGCGTGCGGGAGGTCACCGTATGA
- a CDS encoding ABC transporter permease, producing MSTATTAPVGRMAALARAELTLLGRSRGTLFAALFVPLILPFSAREAAKQMDLAEVGLTLGTVILPASIGFSLLYAVYVTLVSVYTARREELVLKRLRTGELRDNEILAGAAFPAAATGLAQCAVLTAGCTVLLDVGAPRAPHLAVLGLLLGFLLCASLAAVTASFTRSVESVQVTTLPVVFLSMIFSGMFVPLEVLPDRVASLCELLPLTPVITLVRGGWTGELSAYEALGAVATALAWTVVGVFAVRRWFRWEPRR from the coding sequence ATGAGTACGGCGACGACCGCCCCCGTGGGACGCATGGCGGCGCTGGCACGGGCCGAGCTGACCTTGCTCGGGCGCAGCAGGGGCACGCTGTTCGCGGCCCTGTTCGTGCCGCTGATCCTGCCCTTCAGCGCGCGGGAGGCAGCGAAGCAGATGGACCTGGCGGAGGTGGGCCTCACCCTCGGCACGGTCATCCTGCCCGCCTCCATCGGCTTCTCGCTGCTCTACGCCGTGTATGTGACGCTCGTCAGCGTCTACACCGCCCGGCGCGAGGAACTCGTCCTCAAGCGGCTGCGCACCGGCGAGCTGCGGGACAACGAGATCCTCGCCGGGGCCGCGTTTCCTGCCGCGGCCACGGGCCTCGCGCAGTGCGCGGTGCTGACGGCCGGCTGCACCGTCCTGCTCGACGTGGGCGCGCCCCGCGCTCCCCATCTCGCCGTGCTGGGCCTGTTGTTGGGGTTCCTCCTGTGCGCGTCACTCGCGGCGGTGACCGCCTCCTTCACCCGGAGCGTCGAGAGTGTGCAGGTCACGACATTGCCCGTGGTGTTCCTCTCCATGATCTTCTCCGGGATGTTCGTGCCCCTGGAGGTCCTGCCCGACCGGGTGGCGTCGCTGTGCGAACTGCTGCCGCTGACCCCAGTGATCACGCTCGTGCGCGGCGGCTGGACCGGTGAGCTGTCGGCCTACGAGGCCCTGGGGGCCGTGGCCACGGCGCTGGCCTGGACGGTCGTGGGCGTGTTTGCTGTACGGCGGTGGTTCCGGTGGGAACCACGGCGTTGA
- a CDS encoding Lsr2 family protein gives MAQKVVVTLFDDIDGSEAAETIAFGLDGKSYEIDLNEANAKKLRKALAPYVEAGRKRSKSGKAYKQTEVAPDPAAVRAWAQANKMEVPARGRIPKKVYEAFASAR, from the coding sequence GTGGCGCAGAAGGTCGTGGTCACTCTCTTTGACGACATCGACGGCTCAGAAGCGGCGGAAACGATCGCCTTCGGACTCGACGGCAAGTCGTACGAGATCGACCTGAATGAAGCCAATGCCAAGAAACTGCGTAAGGCGCTCGCGCCGTACGTGGAAGCCGGCCGCAAGCGGTCGAAGTCAGGCAAGGCGTACAAGCAGACCGAGGTCGCCCCGGACCCGGCGGCCGTCCGGGCCTGGGCCCAGGCCAACAAGATGGAGGTGCCGGCCCGCGGCCGCATCCCCAAGAAGGTCTACGAGGCGTTCGCCTCGGCGCGGTGA